A single genomic interval of Deltaproteobacteria bacterium harbors:
- a CDS encoding amidohydrolase family protein, which translates to MARNGFKVFDSDMHIMEPTDLWSRYMPPEFQAQAPLGRTSENVRDLGLSFPDKAAEVRRTGTEEHRGRNYEKNQNTYRDHSGRGWTGEVQLEAMDVEGIDAAVLFPTRGLHVLTFPGHTPQFAAALARAYNDWLHDFCRADPNRLFGAGMISVYDINDAVEETRRVVGEYGFRTVFLRSNVVNGKPLHDPYYEPLWNTLEELALPIGFHEATTSRAAQAGEQFEPNFGLRRVYSQPLEQMMGLGSFVGGGVLARHPRLRVAFLEANCSWLPWLLWRFDEGFEREGDVYMPDLDRKPSDYFKDQCWISIEPDETPARFTIEEFGYDQLVFSTDYPHGDSKYPHAVEGFLELDLSDEAKRKILWDNCARFYGFD; encoded by the coding sequence ATGGCAAGGAACGGCTTCAAGGTATTCGATAGCGACATGCACATCATGGAACCAACGGACCTGTGGTCTCGGTACATGCCGCCGGAGTTTCAGGCACAGGCTCCGCTGGGACGGACGTCCGAGAACGTTCGGGACTTGGGGCTAAGCTTCCCCGACAAGGCGGCTGAAGTGCGCCGCACCGGCACGGAGGAGCATCGCGGCCGCAACTACGAGAAGAACCAGAACACCTACCGCGACCACTCTGGGAGGGGCTGGACCGGTGAGGTGCAGCTCGAGGCCATGGACGTGGAGGGCATCGACGCCGCGGTGCTGTTTCCGACCAGGGGCCTCCATGTGCTCACCTTTCCGGGACACACGCCGCAATTCGCCGCGGCTCTTGCGCGGGCCTACAACGACTGGCTCCACGACTTTTGCCGCGCCGATCCGAACCGGCTGTTCGGCGCCGGCATGATCTCGGTCTACGACATCAACGACGCGGTGGAGGAGACCCGCCGGGTGGTGGGCGAGTACGGCTTCCGCACGGTCTTCCTGAGGTCCAACGTCGTCAACGGCAAACCCCTGCACGACCCGTACTACGAGCCCCTGTGGAATACCCTGGAGGAGTTGGCCCTCCCCATCGGGTTCCACGAAGCCACGACTTCCCGCGCGGCCCAGGCCGGCGAGCAGTTCGAGCCCAACTTCGGCCTGAGGCGCGTCTATTCCCAGCCCTTGGAGCAGATGATGGGGCTCGGGAGCTTTGTTGGCGGCGGCGTGCTCGCGCGTCATCCCAGGCTTCGGGTGGCATTCCTGGAAGCCAACTGTTCGTGGCTGCCGTGGCTTCTCTGGCGCTTCGACGAGGGTTTCGAGCGGGAGGGCGACGTTTACATGCCCGATCTGGACCGGAAACCCAGCGACTACTTCAAGGACCAATGCTGGATTTCCATCGAGCCGGACGAGACCCCGGCGCGGTTCACCATCGAGGAGTTCGGCTACGACCAACTCGTCTTCTCCACCGACTACCCTCATGGCGACTCCAAGTATCCTCACGCGGTGGAAGGGTTCCTGGAGCTCGACCTGTCCGACGAGGCGAAGCGCAAGATCCTGTGGGACAACTGTGCGCGGTTTTACGGTTTTGACTAA
- a CDS encoding CmcJ/NvfI family oxidoreductase, with the protein MARPEEAAQPECIQGVVNYLNKDTEAPASYGGMSQKEADRKRRGKYESHTVTIHNARLLAAELSLEREGFVFVRHDTQMKDFYDQEELRSVYYKETEDLVKKTSGAKRVVVFDHTLRSGDEATREAKQVGGPVRGAHNDYTDWSGPQRVRDLLPDEAEELLKGRFAVVQTWRPINRPVIRDPLAICDARSTGMEGAIPTARIYPDRRGETLHYTFNPDHYWYYFPHMERHEAVVFKTFESEKDGRARWTLHSAFDDPDTPSDAPPRESIEMRTLAFF; encoded by the coding sequence ATGGCGAGACCCGAAGAGGCGGCACAGCCGGAATGCATCCAGGGCGTGGTCAACTACCTCAACAAGGATACCGAAGCCCCCGCGAGCTACGGCGGCATGAGCCAGAAGGAGGCGGACCGCAAGCGCAGGGGCAAATACGAGAGCCATACGGTCACGATCCACAATGCGCGGCTCCTGGCCGCCGAGCTTTCGCTGGAGCGCGAGGGCTTCGTGTTCGTGCGCCACGACACGCAAATGAAGGACTTCTATGACCAGGAGGAGCTGCGCTCGGTCTACTACAAGGAGACCGAGGATCTGGTGAAGAAGACCTCCGGGGCGAAGCGCGTGGTGGTGTTCGACCACACGCTGCGCTCGGGCGACGAGGCCACGCGGGAGGCGAAGCAGGTGGGCGGCCCGGTGCGCGGCGCCCACAACGACTACACGGACTGGTCGGGGCCGCAGCGGGTGCGCGACCTCCTGCCGGACGAGGCCGAGGAGTTGCTCAAGGGGCGGTTCGCCGTGGTGCAGACCTGGCGCCCCATCAACCGGCCGGTGATACGGGATCCGCTGGCCATCTGCGACGCACGCAGCACCGGCATGGAGGGGGCCATACCCACCGCGCGCATCTACCCGGACCGGCGCGGCGAGACGCTCCACTACACCTTCAATCCCGACCATTACTGGTACTACTTCCCGCACATGGAGCGGCACGAAGCGGTGGTGTTCAAGACCTTCGAGTCCGAGAAGGACGGGCGCGCGCGCTGGACCCTGCACTCGGCCTTCGACGACCCGGACACGCCGTCCGATGCCCCGCCCCGCGAGAGCATCGAGATGCGCACCCTGGCGTTCTTCTAG
- a CDS encoding amidase family protein: MSNFDVVETTIEAVHKAYESGQLTPRELVQAYIDRIEAYDKNGPALNCVITVNPNALEEADRLGAAPRGGPLHGIPVIFKDQGDAKGMPTTLGSVLFKDYYPDRDCFVVEQLKKAGAIILAKATLGELGGGDTHGSLFGSSRNPYDIERTVGGSSGGSGGAVAANFSTVAVGQEGYASIRRPSTWNCVAGMRPTPGLVSRGGVYDGWPDMTGSLGPMARTVTDMAKLLDVMVGYDPDDPVTARGVGHVPPSYTDFLDAKGLGGARLGILREPMGYTSEPDTDDFRQITEVFDKAVADLKAAGAEVVDPVEIPQLNELLAQRSWNPNNADEAFRLYYGRSAKRPFESRQEAMASPEFAKVHYNAQNRWKAPLDADKHYQYLLAREKLMGNLLKVMADHRLDAIVHKSVEHQPTVIRDGIQPPWVNMRGVPHINTFLIFVSSVVAPGGFTRDGLPGGITFLGRPYDDARMIQFAYAYEQATHHRKPPATTPAL, translated from the coding sequence ATGAGCAACTTCGACGTCGTGGAAACCACCATCGAGGCCGTCCACAAGGCCTACGAGTCGGGGCAGTTGACCCCGCGCGAACTGGTGCAGGCGTACATCGACCGCATCGAAGCGTACGACAAGAACGGCCCGGCCCTGAACTGCGTCATCACGGTCAACCCCAACGCCCTGGAGGAGGCCGACCGGCTCGGCGCCGCGCCCCGCGGCGGCCCGCTGCACGGCATTCCCGTCATCTTCAAGGACCAGGGGGACGCCAAGGGCATGCCCACCACCCTGGGCAGCGTCCTGTTCAAGGACTACTACCCCGACCGCGACTGCTTCGTGGTGGAGCAGCTCAAGAAGGCCGGCGCCATCATCCTGGCCAAGGCCACCCTGGGCGAACTGGGGGGCGGGGACACCCACGGCTCGCTCTTCGGCTCCAGCCGCAATCCCTACGACATCGAGCGCACGGTGGGCGGCTCCTCCGGCGGCTCGGGCGGTGCCGTGGCCGCCAACTTCTCCACCGTGGCCGTGGGCCAGGAAGGCTACGCCTCCATCCGCCGGCCGTCCACCTGGAACTGCGTCGCGGGCATGCGCCCCACGCCCGGGCTGGTGAGCCGGGGCGGCGTCTACGACGGCTGGCCCGACATGACCGGTTCCCTGGGCCCCATGGCGCGCACGGTCACCGACATGGCCAAGCTGTTGGACGTGATGGTGGGCTACGACCCCGACGACCCGGTGACCGCTCGCGGCGTCGGCCACGTCCCTCCGAGCTACACCGATTTCCTCGACGCCAAGGGACTCGGCGGCGCCCGCCTGGGAATTCTCCGGGAGCCCATGGGATACACCTCGGAGCCCGACACCGACGATTTCCGCCAGATCACCGAGGTCTTCGACAAGGCGGTGGCGGACCTCAAGGCCGCCGGAGCCGAGGTGGTGGACCCGGTGGAGATACCGCAGCTCAACGAGCTCCTGGCACAGCGGTCGTGGAACCCCAACAACGCCGACGAGGCGTTCAGGCTGTACTACGGCAGAAGCGCGAAGCGGCCGTTCGAATCGCGCCAGGAGGCCATGGCGTCGCCGGAGTTCGCCAAGGTCCACTACAACGCCCAGAACCGCTGGAAGGCGCCCCTGGACGCCGACAAGCACTACCAGTACCTGCTGGCGCGCGAGAAGCTCATGGGCAACCTGTTGAAGGTCATGGCCGACCACCGGCTCGACGCCATCGTGCACAAGTCGGTGGAACACCAGCCCACGGTCATCCGCGACGGCATTCAGCCGCCCTGGGTCAACATGCGCGGGGTGCCCCACATCAACACGTTCCTGATTTTCGTTTCGTCGGTAGTGGCTCCCGGAGGGTTCACCCGGGACGGCCTGCCGGGAGGCATCACCTTCCTGGGAAGGCCCTACGACGACGCGCGCATGATCCAGTTCGCCTACGCCTACGAGCAGGCCACGCACCACCGCAAGCCCCCGGCCACCACGCCGGCGCTGTGA
- a CDS encoding carboxymuconolactone decarboxylase family protein: MPRIPELTEREAIPEDQRHHYDSIMASRKRIGAPYANLLHCPDLAARTAHLVGYSLFTSDFPRKEKELVICTVAREMDCVYEWAAHSGHALDAGVREEAVAAIRDRKAPEGLNEDEAPFVRYVQELLRPPHRVTEATFAALRERLGDQRLAELTGIVGGYVGLACSLNAFRIGAPEGMPVLPTG, translated from the coding sequence ATGCCCCGCATACCGGAGCTGACCGAACGGGAGGCCATACCCGAAGACCAGCGCCACCACTATGACTCCATCATGGCGAGCCGGAAGCGCATCGGAGCGCCCTATGCCAACCTGCTCCATTGCCCGGACCTGGCGGCACGCACCGCGCACTTGGTGGGGTACTCGCTCTTCACCTCGGACTTCCCCCGCAAGGAGAAGGAACTGGTCATCTGCACGGTGGCCCGGGAGATGGACTGCGTGTACGAATGGGCCGCCCACTCCGGCCACGCCCTGGACGCGGGTGTGCGCGAGGAGGCGGTGGCGGCCATCCGTGACCGCAAGGCGCCCGAAGGGCTGAACGAGGACGAGGCCCCGTTCGTCCGGTACGTGCAGGAGCTGTTGCGGCCGCCGCACCGTGTCACCGAAGCCACCTTCGCGGCCTTGCGGGAGCGCCTCGGGGACCAACGGCTGGCGGAACTGACCGGCATCGTCGGCGGCTACGTCGGCCTGGCGTGCTCGCTCAACGCGTTTCGGATCGGCGCGCCCGAGGGCATGCCGGTGCTGCCCACGGGGTGA
- a CDS encoding isopenicillin N synthase family oxygenase: protein MAKALRESALDTAVASGIPVLDLADYLAGVPGALTPLAAELRHALERVGFYYIHGHGVPRRLIDSVFTECARFHAQPPDRKMAVRGNEHNVGYMPLNGYVSRSSRVETATRPNFVEAFFLKRDLPLDHPDVVAGVRYRCANPWPDARVLPGFRETVVAYLDAMEALCKRMLPVYATALELPPDYFDAAFREPQYTLRLSHYPPEEQGDTDQYGLAPHTDSSFLTMLPQSELPGLAIGMPSGEWVEAPVVPGTFLVNSGDMLRRWTNHRFLSTPHRVMNRNAGRDRYAIPFFFDATHDFPMACLPSCHGPGDPPRYEPITYGEYMRWFARQYDHVRARDSHEPADPGVPTVR from the coding sequence ATGGCCAAGGCTTTGCGCGAGTCCGCGCTCGACACCGCGGTGGCGAGCGGCATCCCGGTGCTGGACCTGGCCGATTACCTCGCCGGTGTTCCCGGCGCGTTGACGCCCTTGGCCGCCGAACTGCGCCACGCCCTGGAGCGCGTGGGCTTCTACTACATCCACGGACACGGGGTGCCGCGGCGGCTCATCGACTCCGTGTTCACCGAATGCGCGCGCTTCCACGCGCAACCGCCGGACCGGAAAATGGCCGTTCGCGGCAACGAGCACAACGTGGGTTACATGCCGCTCAACGGCTACGTGTCCCGCAGCTCGCGCGTGGAGACGGCCACGCGTCCCAATTTCGTCGAGGCGTTCTTCCTCAAGCGCGATCTGCCCCTGGATCATCCGGACGTGGTGGCGGGGGTGCGCTACCGTTGCGCCAACCCGTGGCCCGACGCGCGGGTCCTGCCCGGCTTCCGGGAAACGGTGGTGGCGTATCTCGACGCCATGGAGGCGCTGTGCAAGCGCATGCTGCCGGTCTACGCCACGGCGCTGGAGCTGCCGCCGGACTACTTCGACGCAGCCTTCCGCGAGCCCCAGTACACCCTGCGGCTGTCCCACTACCCGCCCGAGGAGCAGGGTGACACCGACCAGTACGGCCTCGCGCCCCACACCGATTCGAGCTTCCTCACCATGCTGCCGCAGTCGGAGCTCCCCGGTCTGGCCATCGGCATGCCCTCGGGCGAGTGGGTGGAGGCGCCCGTCGTGCCCGGCACCTTCCTGGTCAACTCCGGGGACATGCTGCGCCGCTGGACCAACCACCGGTTCCTGTCCACGCCGCACCGGGTCATGAACCGCAACGCCGGCCGTGACCGCTACGCCATCCCGTTCTTCTTCGACGCCACCCACGACTTTCCCATGGCGTGTCTGCCTTCGTGTCACGGGCCGGGCGATCCGCCCCGTTATGAACCCATCACCTACGGCGAGTACATGCGCTGGTTCGCGCGCCAGTACGACCACGTGCGCGCCCGTGACAGCCACGAGCCCGCCGACCCCGGCGTGCCCACGGTCAGGTGA
- a CDS encoding acetate--CoA ligase family protein: MSGNDNLKALLRPRSVAVVGASPKGSTGGRILGNLLASGFQGAVYPVNPNYGEIRGKACYASVAALPETPDCVVVALPVTRVLEVIEEAVNAGVPSGVVVAEGFADGDTAAGRRRQEELQRLAAVGGMAVTGPCCMGLASLKYGFANSYFSIPEDAVPGGVSLISQSGGLTNAVTELGASRNIGFNYIISSGNEAVVEMADYIEYLADDPETQVIACLMEGAKDGAKLRRVLAAATRKKPVVVLKLGRTESGRRATVAHTGTLAGRQEAYAALFRETGVAPVETIDELVETAGLFLHARLPAGGKVVFLTISGGATALISDVNAAAGLQVPPLSAALNGRLQEILGVEDRPFSNPIDTVGMPRIERGDNLTTVLDTLLNDDGVDLVGMALSAKRTTGAGQQKLLDQAVACATKAAKPLFVLSLASNSLTGDYRTFSADTGVPILEDVAGGMKAVRRLVDYAAHRRRVKGPRTPATSVDFEAPERAGALTEYESKRILAGTGIVTTREELAENPEQAVDIAARLGLPVALKVQSPDVPHKSDAGGVHLGAESAEEVEAAYLRVMRNVKTAHPESRVDGVLVQEMVTDGLEVIVGMVHDVQFGPLVLLGLGGVYVEVFKDAAFRLAPVDENDVREMITELRGAALFRGIRGAKPRDVDALVQCVVRFGDFVAHNAGRFTAVEMNPVMVRPEGSGLAVADALITVSSEQVGNKELQ, encoded by the coding sequence ATGAGCGGAAACGACAACCTCAAGGCGCTGCTACGGCCGCGATCCGTGGCGGTCGTGGGCGCGTCTCCCAAGGGGAGCACCGGTGGACGGATCCTGGGGAACCTGCTCGCGTCGGGCTTCCAGGGAGCGGTCTATCCGGTGAATCCCAACTACGGCGAGATCCGCGGCAAGGCGTGCTACGCGTCGGTGGCCGCGTTGCCGGAGACGCCGGACTGCGTGGTGGTGGCGCTGCCGGTTACGCGGGTGCTCGAAGTCATCGAGGAAGCGGTGAACGCGGGCGTACCCTCGGGCGTGGTCGTGGCCGAGGGCTTCGCGGACGGCGACACGGCGGCCGGACGGCGGCGCCAGGAGGAGCTTCAGCGTCTGGCGGCCGTTGGCGGGATGGCCGTGACCGGCCCCTGCTGCATGGGGCTGGCGAGCCTCAAGTACGGCTTCGCCAACTCCTATTTCTCCATCCCCGAGGACGCCGTGCCCGGCGGTGTCTCGCTCATCTCCCAGAGCGGCGGGCTGACCAACGCCGTCACCGAGTTGGGAGCGAGCCGGAACATCGGCTTCAACTACATCATCTCCAGCGGCAACGAGGCCGTGGTGGAGATGGCCGACTACATCGAGTACCTCGCCGACGATCCGGAGACGCAGGTGATCGCCTGCCTCATGGAGGGGGCCAAGGACGGCGCCAAGCTGCGGCGGGTGCTGGCGGCCGCCACCCGGAAGAAGCCCGTGGTGGTGCTGAAGCTCGGGCGCACCGAGTCCGGCCGGCGCGCCACCGTCGCCCACACAGGCACCCTGGCCGGGCGCCAGGAGGCCTACGCGGCCCTGTTCCGCGAGACCGGGGTGGCCCCGGTGGAAACCATCGACGAGCTGGTGGAGACCGCCGGCCTGTTCCTCCACGCGCGGTTGCCGGCGGGCGGCAAGGTCGTGTTCCTCACCATCTCCGGCGGAGCCACGGCGCTCATCAGCGACGTGAACGCGGCCGCGGGACTCCAGGTCCCGCCCTTGTCGGCGGCCCTCAACGGAAGGCTCCAGGAGATCCTCGGGGTGGAGGACCGCCCCTTCAGCAACCCCATCGACACCGTCGGCATGCCGCGCATCGAGCGCGGAGACAATCTCACGACGGTCCTCGACACGCTCCTGAACGACGACGGCGTCGATCTGGTCGGCATGGCCCTGAGCGCCAAGCGCACCACCGGCGCGGGCCAGCAGAAGCTGCTCGACCAGGCGGTGGCGTGCGCGACGAAGGCGGCGAAGCCGCTGTTCGTCCTGTCCCTCGCCTCCAACAGCCTCACCGGCGACTACCGGACGTTTTCCGCCGACACCGGCGTGCCCATCCTGGAGGACGTGGCCGGCGGCATGAAGGCGGTGCGCCGGCTGGTGGACTATGCGGCCCACCGCCGCCGGGTGAAGGGTCCGCGGACGCCCGCGACGTCGGTGGATTTCGAGGCACCCGAGCGCGCCGGTGCGCTGACCGAATACGAAAGCAAGCGGATTCTGGCCGGTACCGGCATCGTCACGACGCGGGAAGAGCTCGCCGAGAACCCGGAGCAGGCGGTGGACATCGCCGCGCGCCTCGGCCTCCCGGTGGCGCTCAAGGTCCAGTCGCCGGACGTGCCCCACAAGTCGGATGCCGGCGGGGTCCATCTGGGAGCCGAGAGCGCGGAGGAGGTGGAGGCGGCCTATCTGCGCGTGATGCGGAACGTCAAGACGGCGCATCCGGAGTCGCGCGTTGACGGCGTGCTGGTGCAGGAAATGGTCACCGACGGCCTGGAGGTCATCGTCGGCATGGTGCATGACGTGCAGTTCGGTCCGTTGGTGCTGCTCGGTCTGGGCGGCGTCTACGTCGAGGTGTTCAAGGACGCCGCCTTCCGGCTCGCGCCCGTGGACGAGAACGACGTGCGCGAGATGATCACGGAGCTGCGCGGCGCCGCCCTGTTTCGCGGCATCCGCGGCGCCAAGCCGCGGGACGTGGACGCGCTGGTGCAGTGCGTGGTCCGTTTCGGTGACTTCGTCGCCCACAACGCCGGCCGCTTTACCGCCGTGGAGATGAACCCCGTGATGGTGCGCCCCGAGGGGAGCGGATTGGCGGTGGCGGACGCGCTCATCACGGTGTCTTCCGAACAGGTCGGCAACAAGGAGCTTCAATGA
- a CDS encoding enoyl-CoA hydratase/isomerase family protein, producing MTYDNILYDVTDHVATITINRPESMNAISYKARDELHDACGRVSADPDVWACIITGAGERAFSTGLDLKERAREVDDSTFFDKRRARGRAGNQGQNMVVAAMDKPTIAAIRGYAVGGGLELALACDIRVAAEDAKLGMFEVRRGRLGGGGGTQRLPRLVGMAKALELSLTGEAVDAHEAFRIGLVNKVAPVDGYMDVAREIARKICLGAPLSVIAIKEAITKGMQLSLDHGLKLESELGLALSTTDDQKEGSRAFAEKRPAVWKGR from the coding sequence ATGACCTACGACAACATCCTCTATGACGTGACCGACCACGTGGCCACCATCACCATCAACCGCCCCGAGTCCATGAACGCCATCAGCTACAAGGCACGGGACGAGTTGCATGACGCGTGCGGCCGGGTGTCCGCGGACCCCGACGTGTGGGCGTGCATCATCACGGGAGCGGGGGAGCGCGCCTTCTCCACGGGGCTCGACTTGAAGGAACGGGCGCGGGAAGTGGACGACTCCACGTTCTTCGACAAGCGCCGGGCGCGCGGCCGGGCGGGCAATCAAGGCCAGAACATGGTGGTGGCCGCGATGGACAAGCCCACCATCGCCGCCATCCGCGGCTACGCCGTGGGCGGCGGCCTGGAGTTGGCGCTGGCCTGCGATATCCGCGTCGCCGCCGAGGACGCCAAGCTGGGCATGTTCGAGGTGCGCCGCGGCCGCCTCGGCGGCGGCGGCGGCACCCAGCGCCTGCCACGCCTCGTCGGCATGGCCAAGGCGTTGGAGCTGTCCCTCACCGGGGAGGCCGTGGACGCCCACGAGGCGTTCCGCATCGGGCTGGTGAACAAGGTGGCGCCGGTGGACGGCTACATGGACGTGGCGCGCGAGATCGCCCGCAAGATCTGCCTGGGCGCGCCGCTGTCGGTCATCGCCATCAAGGAGGCCATCACCAAGGGCATGCAGCTCTCGCTGGACCATGGCCTCAAGCTCGAGAGCGAGCTGGGTCTGGCGCTCTCCACCACCGACGACCAGAAGGAAGGCTCCCGCGCCTTCGCCGAGAAGCGCCCGGCGGTGTGGAAGGGCCGGTAG
- a CDS encoding thiolase family protein: MSTNLSGKYAIVGVGQSPLGKVPEMGPIGLFAVAAKNAIEDAGLKKEDVDGLITRGPDDVYCHHQKVGEALGLNVTYSTSTANGGASQTMAVAMACMAIEAGVCNTVVVGYGRDTWSRTHRTAEAKQAVASRPRTYSEFGSEFGQFGAPVNYAVAARRHMERFGTTKAQLGAIAVAFRNHARKNPHAFMQKPLTLEEYLSARLIVDPLCLYDCSVFIDGAGAVVVTSAERARDLRQPPAYVLGFGFGNRLSGWYADDNMITTGAKEAGEAAYGMAGIGPKDVDTAQIYDCFTHMVLLQLEDYGFCAKGEGGPFVGSGALEADGVLPTNTSGGQLSEGHIEGMLQVLEGARQVRREHTPERQVKDCNIALVSGHGGNTVCQSALILGREAG, encoded by the coding sequence ATGAGCACGAACCTGAGCGGCAAATACGCCATCGTCGGCGTCGGCCAGAGCCCCCTGGGCAAGGTGCCGGAGATGGGGCCCATCGGCCTCTTCGCGGTAGCGGCCAAGAACGCCATCGAGGACGCCGGCCTCAAGAAGGAGGACGTGGACGGCCTCATCACCCGTGGGCCGGACGACGTCTACTGCCACCACCAGAAGGTGGGCGAGGCGCTCGGCCTCAACGTCACCTACAGCACCTCCACCGCCAACGGCGGCGCGAGCCAGACCATGGCCGTGGCCATGGCGTGCATGGCCATCGAGGCGGGCGTCTGCAACACCGTGGTGGTGGGCTACGGCCGCGACACCTGGTCGCGCACGCACCGCACCGCCGAGGCCAAGCAGGCGGTGGCCTCCCGGCCCCGGACCTACTCGGAGTTCGGCTCGGAGTTCGGCCAGTTCGGCGCGCCCGTGAACTACGCCGTGGCGGCGCGGCGCCACATGGAGCGCTTCGGCACCACCAAGGCGCAGTTGGGCGCCATCGCGGTGGCGTTCCGGAACCATGCGCGCAAGAACCCGCACGCCTTCATGCAGAAGCCGCTGACGCTGGAGGAGTACCTGAGCGCCCGGCTCATCGTCGACCCGCTGTGCCTGTACGACTGCAGCGTGTTCATCGACGGCGCCGGCGCGGTGGTGGTGACCAGCGCGGAGCGCGCGCGGGACCTCAGGCAGCCGCCGGCGTATGTCCTGGGCTTCGGCTTCGGCAACCGCCTGAGCGGCTGGTACGCCGACGACAACATGATCACCACCGGCGCCAAGGAGGCCGGGGAGGCGGCCTATGGGATGGCGGGCATCGGCCCCAAGGACGTGGACACCGCCCAGATCTACGACTGCTTCACCCACATGGTGCTGCTGCAGCTCGAGGACTACGGCTTCTGCGCCAAGGGCGAGGGCGGGCCGTTCGTCGGCTCCGGGGCGCTGGAAGCCGACGGCGTGCTTCCCACCAACACCTCCGGGGGCCAGCTTTCCGAGGGACACATCGAGGGCATGCTCCAGGTGCTGGAGGGCGCGAGGCAGGTGCGCCGCGAACACACTCCCGAGCGGCAGGTCAAGGACTGCAACATCGCCCTGGTGAGCGGCCACGGCGGCAACACCGTGTGCCAGTCGGCGCTCATCCTGGGGAGGGAAGCGGGATGA
- a CDS encoding Zn-ribbon domain-containing OB-fold protein, translated as MSDYNKPLPPPSVESEPFWEGCKRHELLVPRCDACSHHWFPPAATCPQCWSTEWTWARVSGKGRIYSFGVYHRAYDKGFAEELPYALVIVELDEGPRLTTNVVGCKADELSCDMPVEVVFDDVTEDRTLYKFKPVDNG; from the coding sequence ATGAGCGATTACAACAAGCCGCTGCCGCCGCCGTCGGTGGAATCCGAGCCCTTCTGGGAAGGCTGCAAGCGCCACGAGCTGCTGGTGCCGCGCTGTGACGCCTGCTCGCACCACTGGTTCCCGCCGGCCGCCACCTGCCCCCAGTGCTGGAGCACGGAGTGGACCTGGGCCCGGGTGAGCGGCAAGGGCAGGATCTACTCCTTCGGCGTCTACCACCGGGCCTACGACAAGGGCTTCGCCGAAGAGCTGCCCTACGCCCTGGTGATCGTGGAGCTGGACGAGGGGCCGCGGCTGACCACCAATGTCGTGGGGTGCAAGGCCGACGAGCTGAGCTGCGACATGCCCGTGGAGGTAGTCTTCGACGACGTCACCGAGGACCGTACACTGTACAAGTTCAAGCCGGTTGACAATGGCTAG